TGACAAGGTAGGGCGTTATATTAGTTTAGGGTTGTTGCCGTTCTTTTGCGAGGGCTTCTTTTATCAATCCTGCTTCATAACCTTTTTGCAGGAGGTAGGCCATGGTTTTTGCCTGGCGGTTGATGTATTGTTCGTGTTTCAGGGATGTCCATTTATCATGAACCAGTTTCTGCAATGTTTCCAGGTAGTCTTCTTCCGGTATTGCTGCGAGGGCTTTCTTCAGATTATAGGGGCTTACCTGTCGTAGTTTGAGTTCATGCGTTATTTTCACTTTGCCCCATTTTTTCATGCGGAACCTTCCGCCGGCAAACTGTTCGGCAAAGCGGCTTTCATTAAGATAGTCGTCTTCGATGAGTGTGGCCATGAGTTCTTCGACCTCTGTTTTGCGGAGGCCGAAGCCATAGAGCTTTTCCTTTACTTCGTGGTGGCTTCGTTCCTGATAGGCGCAGTAATGCCTGATCTTTGGCAAGGCCTTTTCCTTGGATATACTGAATTTACCTGCTGGCATAGTTACTTGTGATACAGTGGCAATTGCCTGTAAGAAAGCAAACCTAAAGCCATTCGGGCGAAAAATTTCCCCCATTTGCGGCTTACTTACCAAAAAAATGCGACTTTCAGGCTTTCAAAGACCGTTTCCGCAACACACTTATTACTGAATGTTAACATTTTGCTGTAGGTTTGTTGCCAATACAAAAATTGTAGTGACAGTATGAAATTCATAGTATCGTCTTCTTCTTTGCTGAAACATTTACAACAAATCAGCGGTGTTATCAATTCCAATACGGTACTCCCCATCCTGGAAGATTTCTTATTTGAAATCGAGGATAAAAAACTGACCATTGTTGCCACCGACCTGGAGACTGTGATGCGTGTACAGATGGAGGTTGAAAGCAAAGCCAATGGTAAGGTTTGTATTCCTGCCAAGATCCTGATCGACTCTCTTAAAAACATAGCAGACCAGCCGCTGACCTTTAGCATCGACAAAAACTTCGCGGTTGAGATCACCAGCGACAACGGTAAGTACAAGGTGATGGGTGAAAACCCTGACAACTTCCCTAAGGAACCTGCTGCTGACGATACCAACAGCTTTACCATTCCTGCGGGCGCTCTTGTTACAGCCATCAACAAAACTTTGTTTGCTGTAAGTAATGATGATCTTCGTCCGGCTATGACGGGTGTATTCTTTGAGCTGCAGAAAGATTCTGTTCAGTTTGTAGCTACCGATGCTCACCGTTTGGTTCGTTATAAGAAAACCAATGTGAGCAGTCCGAAAGCAGACAGCTTCATTGCGCCGAAGAAACCTTTGAACCTGTTGAAAAACGCGTTACCTGATAACGACGACGAATTAACCATCAGCTATAACAGCAACCACTTATTTATCACACATGGTTCTACACAGCTGATCTGTCGCCTGATAGATGCGCGTTTCCCTGATTATAAAGTAGTAATCCCTACCGACAACCCTTACAAGTTGCTGGTGAGCAAATCTGATTTCCAGAGTGCGCTGCGCCGTGTAAGCGTGTTCAGTAACAAAAGCACCAACCAGGTGGCGTTGAACATCAGCGGAAGTGAGTTACAACTGACTGCGCAGGATGTTGATTTCAGCTTTGAAGGTACTGAGCGTATGAACTGTCAGTATGATGGTGAAGACCTGCAGATCGCTTTCAATGCGAAATTCCTGATCGAGATGCTGAATGCTGCCGACAGTGATGAAGTGAAGATCGAGTTATCTACTTCTACCAAAGCGGGTATCATTAAACCCATTGAGCAGGCTGAAGGAGAGGAGCTGCTGATGCTGGTGATGCCGCTGATGCTGAATAACTAAGATTTACAGACCCAACTATAAGAAGAGGTTGTGCCGCTTGGTGCAACCTTTTTTATTTAATTGTATTCTCTTCCATTGTGGCCTGAGCATGGCATTCCGGGAGATAAAAAGTACAATAACGTTATTGGTAACGGGCGCTGAAGCGTTTATTGCGCTGCGGGGAAATTTATATGCGCTTCTACAGCGGCGACTGCTTTATTAAACCGCTGGTCATAGTCGCCGCTGATGCGTACCCAGGGTACGTGTTGCTGCACGAGCAGGTCTTTGTACATATGGAACAATTCCTGGCGCGGGCGTTCATCGGGGTATTCGCGCAGTTCGTCTGCTATCCAGGGAAGGTCGATATCGCACAGGAGGTAGAGATCGTATTTGCGTTTTGCGATGGTATCGAGGATATAGGGGTGGCAGTTGTCAAATACAAATTCGCACCAGACCTTCATGACATACTGGTCTGTATCGAAAAAGAGAAGGGGCGCATCAGACTTACTGATGAACTGTTCTTCGAGTGCTGTCTGGCCGCGGGCAATAGTAAGCAGGTCGTTATAAGTATAGTCTTTTCCTTCCTGCAGGAGATAATCCCGTGCAAACTCGGGACACCATTCCGTATTGAAATGGGATGCCAGTTGTGCGCACAGTGTGCTTTTACCTGTTGACTCGGGGCCTATGATAACAACTTTTTTCATTCAGCTGCCAAAGATAGGCAGGAGATGGGCAGGATTTAAAATGAAAAACTGAGCGTTTGTTTTACGTGGGGTCTTTCATTGTTTATAACATCCTTGTTATAGTTTAATTCATGAATTCTTTCCTTTTCCAAAAGCCTGAACCACATAATAGCAGGTAAGCCGCTATTGGAATGTATATCCAACCGATAAATTAATTTATCGGTTGGCTTCCTGTGTTTATTCAGGATCTGGCTTAATTCGGTAGGATCTATCCCTATTTCCTCTGCAA
This Filimonas effusa DNA region includes the following protein-coding sequences:
- a CDS encoding regulatory protein RecX; its protein translation is MPAGKFSISKEKALPKIRHYCAYQERSHHEVKEKLYGFGLRKTEVEELMATLIEDDYLNESRFAEQFAGGRFRMKKWGKVKITHELKLRQVSPYNLKKALAAIPEEDYLETLQKLVHDKWTSLKHEQYINRQAKTMAYLLQKGYEAGLIKEALAKERQQP
- the dnaN gene encoding DNA polymerase III subunit beta; this translates as MKFIVSSSSLLKHLQQISGVINSNTVLPILEDFLFEIEDKKLTIVATDLETVMRVQMEVESKANGKVCIPAKILIDSLKNIADQPLTFSIDKNFAVEITSDNGKYKVMGENPDNFPKEPAADDTNSFTIPAGALVTAINKTLFAVSNDDLRPAMTGVFFELQKDSVQFVATDAHRLVRYKKTNVSSPKADSFIAPKKPLNLLKNALPDNDDELTISYNSNHLFITHGSTQLICRLIDARFPDYKVVIPTDNPYKLLVSKSDFQSALRRVSVFSNKSTNQVALNISGSELQLTAQDVDFSFEGTERMNCQYDGEDLQIAFNAKFLIEMLNAADSDEVKIELSTSTKAGIIKPIEQAEGEELLMLVMPLMLNN
- a CDS encoding AAA family ATPase, which translates into the protein MKKVVIIGPESTGKSTLCAQLASHFNTEWCPEFARDYLLQEGKDYTYNDLLTIARGQTALEEQFISKSDAPLLFFDTDQYVMKVWCEFVFDNCHPYILDTIAKRKYDLYLLCDIDLPWIADELREYPDERPRQELFHMYKDLLVQQHVPWVRISGDYDQRFNKAVAAVEAHINFPAAQ